TTAGCATTTTACATTTTAGCTTTTAGCGGCACCGCGTCGACGAGTATGTGCAACGCCATTTTCAAGCACTCTTCGGCCGAGCTAATTTGGGCGCAGGGATAGGCGTTCGCATGTTGCGTCAGGAATTCACAGTATTTACGATAATTCTCCAATGCAAAATCATAATCATATTTGACCAGACTCTTCATGTCCGTCTCGTCATTCACAAAGGGTACGAACAGTTTTGGTTGTAGTTTGCTATAGTTGGGATAGTCGTTCTCGCAGGCTTCGCATTTACAGGTGAAACGATACTGCATGGATAGTGTTTCGATGCGCTGCGCTTTTGTGAAAATGGCGAAATGTGCGctgcagaagaaaaaaaaattacgttaataataaaaaaaaaaaaatttgtaaatgaaTTTAATCGGTTTCATAACGCACCCATATGTGTCGTACAGCATGCCGCCGGCAGGTATTGGACGGAAGACGAACAGATATGCCTTTGTGCCCTGGTATACACGCAGTGTATTTGGCGCACACGAATGATTTAGTAGCGATAGAAAGGCGAATGCGCCAGACGAATGTGTTGTATCGTCTTTTGTCTCGTTCACTTGCTCCACCAAATCAATGCCGTGCATGTTGGATGGTGATGTCTGCAGATGTCGGAATAGTAATTCGGTAAAGAAATTCTCCCCCTCTTCACCGCCGAGAAACTCTTTCAATGGGGTATGCTCGATAACAAAGTGCTTCAGTACAGCGCATACGACGGAACGTTGAAACAGATCTGATACGGAACGCAAATGCTGATTCGTCACTAGACCGTGTATGGCACGATAGTGCTCGCGTGGCGTAAAATTCGTATAGTCCAAGTCGAACGCAGACTTATTTTGATTTTCCGGTTCCTCGCAGAAAGCCATCAACTCTTCGATGGTGGGGAAGAGCTCGATTGCCGATAGGCAGACACGCAACGCAATGCCGTGaattttgttgaacattttatgCAGTAAGTCAATAATAGGACATTCATATTTGTGGAAAGTTGCGACGGCACGATCGCGACAATCTTCCGAACAGAACATTACAGAGCAACAGCTCTCACAGGGTATTAACGATAGGTAATTTTCCACTTTACAGGTGGCACATCGTATGTAACGCATCGGTGGCAAGAGTGTCGAGCAAAATGGTTCTTCGGTGGCAATAAGATCGCCGACAACCAATTCACGTTTTGTGGAGATGAAGCGACCCTCCTCCTCAGTGTAGTGCAATTCGAGACAATCAGCAATATTGGGTACTTGTGGGTGTGGTTCGAAGGACATTTGAAAATCGAATGGCTGCACATCGGGTGGTTGTGTGGCCAGCAATTGGCGGCAGTCCTTCTCGCGTTTATCCAATTTATGCATTAGACGCGCCGGATAGCTAGCTTTGCGTGCTAATTCGATATTGACCAGACATTCACGAAAGCGTTTCCATTCGAAGAGCACCGCTGAACGATTGGCGTATCCTATGGAGAGATTCTCTGAACCAGGCTCCGAATAGCAAATGCTTTTATTGTATAGCTCCAGAGCCTGTAAATAGAAATGATTAGTATATTTGTAGAATTTAGTGAAAAATTGTATAGTACTTGAAAATATTTGCGGTTTTTAAGCGAGAACTGCTCATTGCCTAACATTCGAAAATCAGAGCTCTTCTTATTGCACTTTTCCTCGCGCAATTttccatttaataaaattttgtcaatGTACTTAAAGTCGATCAGTACATGTTCTACAAAGTTAACTTTGGAATAATTCTCTTTCAGTTCATTAAATTTGCCTGATATGATGCCAATTAGCTTCCAATCATTCAGCTTCTTGACAAGATCGTCGCTAACATCATACACATCCATGATGGCGACAATTGTGGCGGCAGTTTTGACGGACAGTTGATGGTGTTATCGCGGAGAGTATAATTTCCAATCAGACATACAATATTATGCTGGCAAATGTTAACAGAAAATGGCGCTGCTGCAATGCAGCTAACTACCGGGAAATCGCGTAATCCAAATTGGAGCTTTCAATTCTTATACACTTTGGTGCTGTTGGTTGTCGCAGGTGCATGCCGTTCTTTCAGCCACAATTTTTGCGAGAATTTTCTGCTCCCGTTTGACAGCTGCCTGCGCTTGAGATTCTTCTGGCAGCAGCCGCATGCAAAGTCGGCACACAGCACGCAACACACCACTCTCTTTTAGCTCACAGCACTCTGGGACCGTCTTGCACCGCCTGTTTTTCAATTACGTTTCGCTGCTGTACCTCGTAAACTTGGGCAAGTAGTTAACACTTGCCGGTGGAAATTACACATGTACTTGttgatttgttataaaaatttcagtagtttaaccaaaaaattcctacaaaaattatcacaaaaatATGTTCGAAGATTTCATCTTCTTTTCAGCGAGCTGTCAGAAATGTCAGTAAGCAGCAAGACTGTGTGCGTGCGGCTCTCGTGGTACGGCAGCAAGTGTTACCGAATCGATTGGttgaattaacttaaaaaagtaaacgttatgtaaaaatacaacttttcgGCGGCAAGTTGAATGAAAGTctgcacaaaaatatattttttagaaaaatttagagGTGAGTGATTATGTACTCAGCGCAAATTTGTGTAGCTTCTAGCACTTCACTTAGCAGATGTAAATAAATGTGTAGAATGTGGCGTACATGCAATAGTACGGCAGCacacaaagcaacaacaatgcgTTATTTAACGAGTCTCGAAGTAGTGTTGTGAAGCTATGCAACAGGGTGACACATGTGAAGGTAGCATTTTTTGAACAGTCccgcaaattaaataaatacatgaatcaaataatttgtaactaatttgttgcaatttttaattgaagCGGGATAAGCTAGATTTCAGAGGTCGATACAATTTGCAGAGAACGTaatatacattaacgttctctgaaatTTGTAAATCAGGGTGATAACATAAAACGTAATGgtatatttaatttgaaataatttcaaatttgtatgGAAATCTCATGTTCATAATtactatattaaaataatttaaatttcccCGATTGAAGATGGGGATGTGCAATGATTCTTATACATTCTGATTCTCTAATGCAAAAactgtaataaataatttgaattgcGTACCGATAGACTTATTCTGTTTTATGATGCTTTTAATATGGCCAGATGGCGCTAAACAGCAAGGTTGTGCGCTACAATACTGAGACATTGCGCCCTCTACAGGGGTTGGGTAGAACATATTTGAGTTAACTTTGTTTGCTCACAAATGTCCAATATGCGTACGCTTTTTACCGCAAGATGCTTGCCGCAAAACCGACTCGATGGGAGTCTTTTTCAGCACTGGAGAAAGTTGTACTGACTGCCCGCTGATTAATGCCAACAATGTCGATATCATCAGCGTAAGTGAGCAGCTTGAcacttttatggaaaatattgcCGGAGATATTGATGTTCACGGTGCGAATAATTGCCTCTATcatcaaattgaaaaatcgAATGATAAGTGATCGCCTCGCATGAAACGCTGCTTCGCTTCAAATGGCCCAGAAAGATCTTGCCGTACTGTCAAATGCAGCTTTGTAATTGACGAAAAGGTGGTGGGTGCCGAACTGCTTCTCTTGGGTCTTCTTCAGGATTCGACGTAATGTGAAATTCTGGTCGATGGTACATTTACCAGGCCTGACATCACTTTGATAAGGGCCAATCAGTTCGTTGACGAGCGGCTTCCGCCTTTGACAAAGTACGCTTGATAGCACCTTGTATGCGATACTGAGAAGGCTTATCCCATGGTAGTTGGCGCAGTTCGTGGGGTCACCGTTCTTGTGGATTGGACAGAGAACGCCGAGATGCCAGTAGCTGGCaggctttcatccgaccatattttgcctaTGAGTATTTGCATGCTTTCCGTTAGCTCATTACCTCCGGCCTTGCAGAGCTCTGCCGGCAGGCCATTCACACCCGCATATTTCTTGTTCTTAAGCCCTGTAACAGCTCTCGAGACCTCGTCATAGTCGAGTGGTTGAACGTTCACACCGTCATCAGAAAGTGCACTACTCGGATGAACTTCTCCATTGGTGGGGGTGTTCACGTCATCACCATTTTGTAGTTTTAAGAAGTGGCTCCTGCATATCATCAGCATATGCTCTGTACGTCCGTTACCAGGCTTCCGTTTTCGTCTCTGCAGGAAGAAGTCCCGGTGTTGGAACCATTTGTGTGGCGTCTTATTCTTTCGAAGAGCTGTCTGGCCTCATGCTTGCTACCATACATCTCGCTGCTTGCGCTTGAGAAGCCGCTTCTCCTCTTTATACCGTTCCTTAGCAGCTCGCGTAGCAACTGACTGCAGGGAACCCTGTATGCAGCATTTTTCGCTGCAGCAGCGTCGCGTCACTCCTGGTAGTCAAGCATCTCTTCGGCAGCAGTTCGAATAGAGCGAGAGATGTGGTTTCACTGCGCGCATGTATCATAGAGTTAAGGGTAGTAGCGAAGGTTTCGGCTGCCCGctttgattgcagcttttcaacGTTAGGCTTTCTCAGTACTATGATCCGCAAGCTCTTTGTCCCACACAAACGCATGCGGACCTTCGCTGCGACAAtttaatgatccgagtcgatgttagATCCTCAGATCGTACGTACGTCCAGAATACTGGAAGTGTGCCTTCCGTGAATCAAAACGTGATCAATTTGGTTGCGCGCTCCTTGATCAGGGAACAGCCAGGTGGTCtcatgtatgtagatatgcttGAACCTGGTGCTACTCATTCCTTCTCATTCTGTTGTTGGAGGATTGTACGTGCAGACTGAATTTTCCGATCGTTGAGATAAAAACGCTTGCTCCTCCCACCTTAGAATTGATGATCATGCTAGGTGATGATTTTTACATCATGGCGGGGGCATCGCTCATATGTTTGTTAGAGGAACGTTTGTAGGAGGCATCCTTAACCGCGTCATCCTTAACCGCGTCATCCTTCTCTTCCATCGGAATATGGGCACAGATGAGACTCATGTTGAAAAACTTCGCTTTAACGCGTATTGTGGTCAGCCGTTCATTCAGCGGCGTCAACCAGGAGACTAAATGTCGAAGTCTCTTGCCAACTGCGAAGCCAACACTAAACCTGTGCTTATCCACATGGccgctgtagtagacgtcaaaTTTGGctctttttttaaagaaaagtccGAAAATTCCTTTTAAACAGGACATTTGAggcaaaaatgttcaacgaagATATATTTCAGAACATTTCTGTGGGAGTTACTTAATACACAGAAACCGGCAATATAAGTTCCAACTCCTAGTTGGCAgacaatattttttagtccaaaaccGCTTAAGAGTAACAAAGGCGCTGCTTATATCGTCTATGTTCCCCtgtaacatttatttattaataaaaaatatccattaatcttatctaataaatttttattaaacaaatggtgtccaaatttctttgaaagagtatttttttattatttaaaaaagagtCTTTATTgcaagtaatttttaaatttgcaagtaatggttaaattttaagggccgatgttgaaggtgaaccacacctaaacatcaagtttttttctgcatttcatttgacatttttcaatctcagactaactcaatttgaatcatggaaagatacataatcgagcaacgcgttaaagttattcaggcttattatgaaaacgggcgttcaaatcaaaatgcatatcgcgcgcttcgtgaagaaaatcatcttcagtgataatggcacattttcacctcagtggattcgtcaataagcagaattgccacatttgggcgaatgataatccaagagtgattgccgaaaaaccaatgcacccacaaagagtgactgtttggtgcggtttatgggccggcggcatcattgggtcgtattttttccaaaatgaggccggtcaggcagttactgtgaatagggttcgctatcgtgagatgatagcgaactttttatggcccgaattggaagatatgaatgtgaacgatatgtggtttcaacagtaCACAgtacacagctaacgaaacaatggcacttttgcgtgaaaaatttgatggccgaataatcttacgtcgcggcgatgtcaattggccgccaatatcatgtgatttgacaccgttggacttctttctttagggttatttgaaaaaaaaggtgtacgtcgataagtcagcaacaattcaagagctaaaggatgagataattcggcgcattaacggcatagaatctcaattatgcctcagtgtcattgaaaatttgaaccatcggatggaggtgtgccgccgaggccgatattttcttccatacgtaattgagtcataccaatattatcataataaagaggaaTGACgataatttcttgaaaaaattgtattttattcgaaatcaacaccggccttgaaacttaaccaccctttaaaataaaaagtaatacaaTGTGCTTATTAAATTATCTTGacatttgtttctttatttgcaaataaCTCTGGTGAACGGTTTAGTTAGTATGATTTAATGCATTAAATGAAATACCATACGTGCGTATTCGCGGGCGAGTAGTGACGAACTGCTCTTCTTGCTACCAGTTACCTGGCAGCTTAgtgactaaaacaaaaaatgaattgttgtCGATAAGGTTATTGCTCAACGGGGGGctattcttcaaaaaaaattttgttgaagtaTTGTTAGTTATAGCTATATTTACTGAAAGAATTTTGACAGTTTTATTGTATTACGagcgattttcatgatttttacatatttagaaaggctgccGCTTTTgtagctattttttatttatttattcagttaaTAGTCTAATAAAAACAGTATTTCTGACAGACTatgaaaaacagattaatgctaaataatttaatcaaaaataaataacttacactttattagtTTCATTGTtattaatgaaagaaaaaggTAATATTTCTTATAACTAACAGAGAAAGATTATTAGATAATAAGAATTcagttcaacaattcatttaatACCGATTTGAAGAGGTTCTTTGTTGAAGAGAAATCTAGGCCAACATGATTTAaaagcgaattaaattctcccaaaattttagaaatcaGAGCATTGGAAGCACAATTAGTTCCCACCATCCCTaacaagaaaaatttataattctgtaagtttcgctgaggaatattgaaattaattctcTCGAGCAGCAATGGCAGCCAATGACAACACTTAGCAAATCGAAAAGGAAAGTGATGGAGAGAATAGTCATTCATTAgaaggaagaagaagatattaATCTAGTGTTTTTATAtcaagggggaacaccactgtgaaaactcaaaaaaatcgattttgttttgcattttctgaaagtataaatattcaaaaaaaaaaacttattaacttaaaatcttAAAGATTGATGAagttatacccaatacaataagtgcaggtagtgagttacaacggccaatgaaaactttaaacgcgtttttctcaaagcgACTTTTTTTGAtgcggtggcaacgatttctcgaagactaatgaaccgatttttttgttttttaatttttgttattgcattggttatcgttgtacgtagccgatttttaaaattttgaaaataactatttttttgggcctgttgaaaatcaaaaaaatggtgaaggTGTGCTTTTgcaaaattcaaatcaccaccattttgtcaaaaaaaagaaaaaaacaaaacggctacgtacaacgatagccactattgtatAGATTGatcaaatttttggttttttgatttcagataattattcattgctgtatcgctgccaccagatcacgtcattttttttttttttaatataactcgttacgtttatttacataaatttgtcaattttcaatattttttaataaaaatttacagcaacatagtttaatacatatataataaattgccttttgtccgaCCCTCGGATAATTATTcctactaacaaaaaaaaatcccaaaaatcgactattttttgaccccCCACAGTAAGGGGGAACTTAatgagcaagcaccgacttttataggaTGGAATTGGATCGGTGAAAATCAAAGAACGTAAAGCATAACGCAcaaaagctttctggacacgttTAAGCCTACTAATATGAAATGCATAACATAGTCTCCAAATAAAAACGACGTATTTCAACTCCGAACGCACCAGAGACGTACATGACAACTTtagagtatatggatcaacaAAGTTGGAACTAAAATGTCGAATAAAAACAAGTACGGAATATGACTTTGAAATGGTGTAATTTAAATGTTTCAATTTAGAGTCAAACACCACACCAAGATCAACAACTTCACTTCGATTGGATAAACTAGAAACACCTATGTGGTCGGAagtgggtataagagaacaagatttagaataaaaaacataaaaacacttgcctatacctacatatataaatcTAACTCATTTCTTTTACACCAAGCTTGCGACGCAGGCTTAGATGCAGCAGCAGAGTTCAGCGCATTGTTCTCATTGTCAACAGGCGAACATCGAGCTGAGAGAGGAGAGAGCGAAATGCTCGCATGATTTGAATTTGAACTGCCGAGACAACAACGCCTTTGAGATTTTTTACCTCAGAAGTTAGCTTAGAGAGAGAGCGACATCTTTTGTTTCAAGCTTAGAGTGCGAAGAGCACATCTCTGCAATAAGATTATCTGATATTTGTATAGTTGTGTTTTTTCCTTCATGCAGAGCATTTACAGCAGAGAGTCTGCGACTATTTTCCGTTCTAAGCGCACCTATTACTttgacaacaacaaacaatgtaATTTGTTGCTTATTATTGTGCACATTTGTACTgccaaattctttattttttatttcgggCGGAGGAACTGATAAAGTTTGAGACCAAATGGAAGAGCGTCTATCGGCAGAGCAGGTCATGCAAAGATAAAGTTTATCAGATGTGAGTAAGAAATCTATACCTGCCTGAAGTAAATTAACACAGTCAAGGTGAAAGAACTCTTCATATTCAGCACTCTGCACTTTCGGTTGAGGGTGATCAACCTTttgtccacacacacacacacacgacatatttatcttgttttttttattttattttagttcagaCTATAACTAGGATTGCCCTTAGTCTAGTTTAAAGTCACtgtcttataattttttgatatcaaaaTTACTTTAGAGCAAAAATACAGAGCGTTTAGTGAAGCATGTCCGATCGGTGCGATTATTTTCGGAAAATGTGTAAAAGTTTCAGACCAATCAGACCAAATTGTAATTCAGCAGGTAGTCTTTGCTGTTCActaaaatttggtttaattgaataaaccaataattaaatttaatgacaCAAAAACCGAATTAGTTGCTATTAAACTTCTTCCGGCACATTTATTAGCCCACTACGGAGCGCATCATAGTTCGCCAGTTCAAACATTTCATGAGCTCAAACTGATTTTACTCTCCCACATCTCATGCGATTTACTCTGCAATATTCTACACACGTGCAATTTTTTATCGCAATTCCtacgcatttttttaatgagtaacATCTTACTTTCACTTAGTTCACGCTGcttataattttcatatatctttttttttcatgcttCTCACCTTTCACTTCAATGAATATTCAGTCTGCCACGCCGAGCTGCTGCGGTTTTACTAAAATGTTCATATTAAGAAATATAGTACGCAAAAGTATTCAAGCGAAAAAAAGTAACCGTAAAATATTGCATAAGTTTTGCTGTTTTATGATGTGACCTGAAAGaattaacaatttaattttcacaGGTTAAGTTATTTAAGCATTTTGTGCGTACATCTTTAAACATTTTAACACGGCTATGTCTATGTGCAACAGGCGTTTAGATGCATATTAATCACTTCAGAATATCAGTATCAAGAAAGGGCTAAAATCTATTagaaattataacttttttctatttttcatatttatgaagaaattattttaatttcaaagaaaaattttaaaatttgaattttacaacTAATTACAACAACGTGCCCGCACACAGGGTGATACAATTCTAAGCTTAAAATGTTCAGCTTCGAAAAAGGCATTTATTTACCTCCATAAAAAATGTGCacgtggcgtatacgtaactccTTCTCATATCTGAGTTTTGCATATTAATTATGATGCTCTAAAAACACTGCGTGCTGAAAACGtttaatttgaaacttttccCTAACAAGCGCCGCAAAGTACAGATGTAAGTgcaaagttttgtaaaaatgctctttttaacatttttctacaaaagtTTGCATAAGAGTATCATAACAAATTGGACTGATTTcggcacgaaaaaaaaaaattataaatctcacGGCTCGGCCTTAACTATGCAGCACTTTTATTCTTTTATGCTTATGtaattgtatatatacataaatacatataattagTGCGCACATCCTTTTTTAGCTGCTTGGCCGCACTCCTCCTTCAAGTTGTGcagtgcgtctttatgttgctccacaaatggaagaacctacagttttatgccgcctccgaacggcggaTGGTTTTTTTATacggagcttttttatggcaaaaatacatggTAGAGGGTTGCCATAGCCTACCGATTGGACgatcgctgttagaaaaatctttttctgtcatttgatCATTTATACCCATAGTGGAATTCGAATCTGAGTCTTACTGTGAAGACCCACTCAGCAATAtgtacaattaaataaattattcctGCTGTAAGTAGGTAGCTGAAACGGTTGAAGAGCCAGTCTggtactcctcaagtagcactaaagcgccattttgataccattttgagacctccaacaggcagatatctacagctaaccagagctgttgatataatgggtTTTAGGTtggccccaggctgtcgaagaaaggagcacctagTGATCTTAACCGTTTAGCTGCAAAATCCGGACATTTACACATAAAGTGCTCAACagcctccttctctgaaaggtcctcacAAGTTCTGCAATGGGGGATAAATGGTAACCCCAGCTTTTCCGTGTGTGTGgtgatcgtccagtgaccgataAACACAgcaacgagtttggaaattgaatggcgaggagtccaaaggactttctgagtccttcgtatttGCAGTGGGGcaaaggttttcgaaatagctcatgaagaaatggagctttaCCTTTTtggcgctttcctgagaaataatttgtgtaggataccgatgaccgggtaggaggtctcgtcccctttctggcaagctcatcacaATTTCAtctccctctatgttcctaagTCCTGGAATCCAGATTAGAGAAACGTTACCTGCACACTCAAGAGATTTGGTCTCCTcctagtttcgttctgcaccatggcgtcgtcagaaccTTGATCGGAGCTTGAATATCTCCCttgctcccgcgttccctaatcattttgcatgcctgcaggatcgcaaagacttatGCCTGGTCAAGTAGATGAAGGCTTAAGTTTACTTACAGATTCTTGCAGATAATCCTACTCCTACCCAATCGTTTAGCCATTAAATCTAATTCTAGATCTCTCACGTTTTCCAATTAATTTCTATGAGCAACTCTTATAGAAAACTTTATGTCAAAAGAACAGctaaaaaatattgacaaactTATGCTCACAAGAAGTTCTGAGGCCAGTTTTGGGCcatcataaaaatttttaaaacgggAATAGATGCTTTTTGTAGGGTGTCAACTCTCTATAACAAATGCAATAGAGCTTCCTATCCAAGCTCTCGGATCTTCTGGTGAGTCATTAACTTATGATCGATCGCCTTCTTAAATTTGATAAATTGTTGCCAGTAGATGTCCGACGTGAGTGCTGGATCTGATAGGGGCAGCTTATGGTGGTAGATTCTCTTTCAACCCCATCAAACATACACCATAAATACACTAACACCTTTCAATTCAGGAATTTTATTTAGGCATACCGATCGAGATAGgaagaggaactcggccaagcacccaaaaagggtgtacgcgccaattatatatatatagccttcaaacggtcaaaaaatgagttgcatgctgcacgaatgtgatcttgaggtattttggcccattctcgtataatcgctttttttcaGGGCATCCAGacttgcatattttttagtcctcaccttgttctccaaaatggaccagatggaatagtccatcggatttgcgtctggcgaattcgaaagccattgtgtggacgaaatgaagtgtggaacaagattttttaatcattcttggttcacatgaggtttatgagacggtgccgagtccgaTTGGaccgtccatggtctacgaccaaaatgtttgcgtgtccacggctctaaagtagcttctaaaacattttcccgataataagtcgcattcactttgacaccaggctcgataaaaaacgattggagagcgtcaatcagcggtcactgcggcccaaaccattacttgcgatgggatattgcttcgagtggccatacgtggGCTGAAaatctcgtatgagcgttcggtcaagtaaacacgatcgttttgagtgtttatgaactgctcaattgggaaatttttttcatcagaaaacacaatattaggaaattcgccaccttcgtgcaagcgcaacaactcctttgctcttgcgcaccgaacttttttttgctggggtgaaagatcgtgtgctttttggaacttgtaagccttgaccatgaactcatttttcaatatgcgttgaatgctgtcttgcgacattttcagttctttggccattttttttccacttcgacgtggatttcatTCAAGTCGAgc
The sequence above is drawn from the Anastrepha obliqua isolate idAnaObli1 chromosome 4, idAnaObli1_1.0, whole genome shotgun sequence genome and encodes:
- the LOC129243949 gene encoding SET and MYND domain-containing protein 4 gives rise to the protein MDVYDVSDDLVKKLNDWKLIGIISGKFNELKENYSKVNFVEHVLIDFKYIDKILLNGKLREEKCNKKSSDFRMLGNEQFSLKNRKYFQALELYNKSICYSEPGSENLSIGYANRSAVLFEWKRFRECLVNIELARKASYPARLMHKLDKREKDCRQLLATQPPDVQPFDFQMSFEPHPQVPNIADCLELHYTEEEGRFISTKRELVVGDLIATEEPFCSTLLPPMRYIRCATCKVENYLSLIPCESCCSVMFCSEDCRDRAVATFHKYECPIIDLLHKMFNKIHGIALRVCLSAIELFPTIEELMAFCEEPENQNKSAFDLDYTNFTPREHYRAIHGLVTNQHLRSVSDLFQRSVVCAVLKHFVIEHTPLKEFLGGEEGENFFTELLFRHLQTSPSNMHGIDLVEQVNETKDDTTHSSGAFAFLSLLNHSCAPNTLRVYQGTKAYLFVFRPIPAGGMLYDTYGAHFAIFTKAQRIETLSMQYRFTCKCEACENDYPNYSKLQPKLFVPFVNDETDMKSLVKYDYDFALENYRKYCEFLTQHANAYPCAQISSAEECLKMALHILVDAVPLKAKM